A part of Arachis hypogaea cultivar Tifrunner chromosome 12, arahy.Tifrunner.gnm2.J5K5, whole genome shotgun sequence genomic DNA contains:
- the LOC112727981 gene encoding E3 ubiquitin-protein ligase AIRP2, with the protein MGKSFKDSLKALEADIHFANTLASDYPREYDGATLQMRLSFSPAAQFFLFLVQWTDCQLAGALGLLRILIYKTYEDGKTTMSIYERKASLKEFYGVIFPSLLQLQRGITDVEDRKQKDICATKYRLRDSAGKGKLSEIDIEREEECGICLEVNSMVVLPNCYHSMCMKCYRDWHARSQSCPFCRDSLKRVNSGDLWIYMSNKEIDDLASINKENLKRLFMYIDKLPLVVPAPMFMTYPPHRF; encoded by the exons AGCTTCTGATTATCCGAGAGAATATGATGGCGCCACCTTACAAATGAGATTGTCTTTTAGCCCAGCTGCCCAGTTTTTCCTTTTCTTAGTCCAGTGGACCGATTGTCAGCTCGCCGGGGCTTTAGGATTGCTAAGAATTCTCATATACAAG ACATATGAAGATGGGAAGACAACCATGTCCATTTATGAAAGAAAAGCCAGTTTGAAGGAGTTCTATG GGGTGATATTTCCTTCTTTATTACAACTTCAGAGAGGAATCACTGATGTAGAAGACAGGAAACAAAAAGATATATGCGCTACGAAGTACAGACTGAGAGATTCAGCAGGAAAAGGAAAATTATCTGAGATTGAtatagagagagaggaagaatgtGGTATTTGCTTGGAAGTAAACAGCATGGTTGTGTTGCCGAATTGCTACCATTCGATGTGTATGAAATGCTACCGAGACTG GCACGCGCGATCGCAGTCTTGCCCTTTCTGCCGGGATAGCCTTAAAAGAGTGAACTCCGGCGACCTGTGGATATATATGAGCAACAAGGAAATAGATGACTTGGCTTCAATCAACAAGGAGAACTTAAAGAGGCTGTTTATGTACATTGATAAGTTACCTCTAGTTGTGCCAGCTCCTATGTTCATGACTTATCCTCCACATCGTTTCTGA
- the LOC112727980 gene encoding probable pyridoxal 5'-phosphate synthase subunit PDX2 codes for MAVVGVLALQGSFNEHIAALRRLGVKGVEIRKPEQLQSVSSLIIPGGESTTMAKLAEFHNLFPALREFVEMGKPVWGTCAGLIFLANKATGQKTGGQKLVGGLDCTVHRNFFGSQIQSFEADLPVPELASKEGGPETFRGIFIRAPAILEAGPEVQVLADYPVPSNKFLDSDSSTEDKKENAEEGGKVIVAVRQGNILGTAFHPELTADTRWHSYFIKMSNANVGEEASSSSLVPAEVDITSNQQPRSDLPIFQ; via the exons ATGGCGGTGGTTGGTGTGCTTGCGCTACAGGGATCCTTCAATGAACACATTGCTG CTCTTAGGAGGTTAGGTGTGAAAGGTGTTGAGATTCGGAAGCCAGAGCAGCTTCAAAGTGTGTCTTCACTTATCATCCCTGGCGGAGAGAGCACCACCATGGCCAAGCTCGCTGAGTTTCACAACCTG TTTCCTGCATTGAGGGAGTTTGTCGAAATGGGAAAGCCTGTTTGGGGAACCTGTGCAGGGCTTATATTCTTGGCAAATAAAGCAACAG GACAGAAGACTGGTGGACAAAAACTGGTGGGTGGACTTGATTGTACTGTGCATAGAAATTTCTTTGGCAGCCAG ATTCAAAGCTTTGAAGCTGACCTTCCGGTGCCAGAGCTTGCATCCAAGGAAGGTGGTCCTGAAACATTCCGTGGAATTTTTATCCGTGCTCCGGCAATTCTTGAAGCAGGGCCAGAAGTTCAAGTTCTGGCTGATTATCCTGTCCCTTCTAACAAATTCTTGGATTCTGATTCCTCCACTGAAGACAAAAAG GAGAATGCCGAGGAAGGCGGCAAAGTCATAGTTGCAGTCAGACAAGGAAACATTCTAGGGACTGCTTTCCATCCGGAATTGACTGCCGATACTCGATG GCATAGTTATTTCATAAAAATGTCAAATGCAAATGTTGGGGAAGAAGCCTCAAGTAGTAGCCTTGTTCCAGCAGAGGTCGACATAACTTCTAACCAACAACCGCGCAGTGACCTTCCTATCTTTCAATAG